The following nucleotide sequence is from Acyrthosiphon pisum isolate AL4f chromosome A2, pea_aphid_22Mar2018_4r6ur, whole genome shotgun sequence.
TTTGACCACGGTCGCATCTTAGAAGTCTTTGAATCGACCACTTGCTCCTCGACTTGCCCCATTGCCACgtctttaaatgtattttggtGCTTTAAGGACTTAGTTTCGGATAGTTCCGTATTATTATCTCGGTCCATACTATGTCCGAAGAACACTTCCGGGTCCTTATGAAGTTCAACCACATTCCCATCGTTTTGGACGTAGATGACGACTACACGTTTCAAAACTGGCAATTCATACTCACGGATTCTCATTAATTTTACTTCTTGATAgtcatctaaaaaataaaatgaaaatgtttaccCACCAATGTgcttgatttaatttaatactatataatcgTAAAATTGACAAtgatagtacctacattaaataataataattgaactatAGGATATTTTACATGACATtaacaatattcaaaattatatagaaaaatttgTGAAAAACTATTGTTTCTGCGAGACGTACGATA
It contains:
- the LOC107883975 gene encoding uncharacterized protein LOC107883975, whose product is MRIREYELPVLKRVVVIYVQNDGNVVELHKDPEVFFGHSMDRDNNTELSETKSLKHQNTFKDVAMGQVEEQVVDSKTSKMRPWSKYQLSNSIETAPIKLEKKCVSFEIKEYPMKFAEELKELHRVKMLNDLPTIEKIKYPTFVDELKELHRVSKLNELENL